From one Chryseobacterium sp. 3008163 genomic stretch:
- the lpxD gene encoding UDP-3-O-(3-hydroxymyristoyl)glucosamine N-acyltransferase: MEFTASQIASFIDGKIIGDENALITGVSPIESGEAGHLSFIAQERFSHYLDTSNCSVLIVSENILTKESYDQTIIAVKDAYLSFQVLMNLYQEMQGRKEGVEDGASIHDTAVVGDKAYVGAFTYVSEKAKIGEGSQIYPQVYIGKGVKIGKNCKIDSGARIYDYCIIGDNCVIHSNTVIGGDGFGFQPTPEGFKKIPQLGNVIIEDDVEIGSNCSIDRATIGSTVIGKGTKIDNLIQIAHNVKIGQNNVIASQTGIAGSTIVGDWNQIGGQVGIVGHIKIGNQVKIQAQSGVNSHVNDKETVYGSPAISYNDYLRSYVHFRNLPELVKRINNLENNSKDQTNE; the protein is encoded by the coding sequence ATGGAATTCACAGCTTCGCAAATTGCGAGTTTTATTGACGGAAAAATTATAGGTGACGAAAATGCACTTATAACAGGAGTTTCGCCTATTGAAAGTGGGGAAGCAGGGCATCTTTCTTTTATTGCCCAAGAACGTTTTTCGCACTATTTAGATACTTCAAATTGCTCCGTTCTTATCGTATCGGAAAATATTTTAACCAAAGAAAGTTACGACCAGACGATCATTGCTGTGAAAGATGCCTATCTTTCTTTTCAGGTTCTGATGAATTTATATCAGGAAATGCAGGGAAGAAAAGAAGGTGTTGAAGACGGTGCTTCTATTCACGATACCGCAGTGGTAGGTGATAAAGCTTATGTTGGAGCATTTACTTATGTTTCTGAGAAAGCCAAAATCGGGGAAGGATCACAGATTTATCCTCAGGTTTATATCGGAAAAGGAGTGAAGATCGGTAAAAACTGTAAAATTGACAGTGGTGCAAGAATTTACGATTATTGCATTATTGGAGATAATTGTGTCATTCATTCCAATACAGTGATTGGTGGTGATGGTTTTGGTTTTCAGCCGACTCCTGAAGGTTTCAAAAAAATTCCTCAGTTGGGGAATGTAATCATTGAGGATGATGTTGAAATTGGTTCAAACTGCAGCATCGACAGAGCGACAATTGGCTCAACGGTAATCGGTAAAGGAACTAAAATTGATAATTTGATTCAAATTGCGCACAATGTAAAAATTGGTCAGAACAACGTAATCGCTTCACAAACTGGTATCGCAGGATCTACAATTGTTGGCGATTGGAATCAGATTGGCGGTCAGGTTGGTATCGTAGGACATATTAAAATTGGAAATCAGGTGAAAATTCAGGCACAGAGTGGTGTGAATTCTCATGTGAATGATAAAGAAACGGTTTACGGTTCGCCGGCAATCAGTTATAACGACTATCTTAGAAGTTACGTTCATTTCAGGAATCTTCCTGAGCTCGTAAAACGAATAAATAATCTTGAGAATAACTCAAAAGATCAGACTAATGAGTGA
- a CDS encoding HD domain-containing protein has product MQNKLKIINDPVHGFIKIPHEILFDIIEHPYFQRLRRISQTGLLNLIFPGATHTRFHHALGAMHLMFTALETLKQKGIQISEEEEKGAMLAILMHDIGHGPFSHALENMLMDDWHHENLSLLLMNRLNDEFNGQLSTAIEMFQGKYHRKFFNQLISSQLDVDRLDYLKRDSFFTGVSEGNVNTQRIISMMNVCEDELVIDAKGVYSIENFLTARMFMYWQVYYHKTSALAEFILVKILQRAKYLASQGIDLPATENLKYFLNREKSEETDEDVQRFTQMDDNDIIHAMKLWQKSDDFILSYWCQCVIQRNLPKTIISSQPFDPEFVKEKIKSTNEFLGIDNAHELIHEIERSLLPYNTDKQPIFLLQKSGKILRLDESEDQLLSGLITNKTTRYILTFPRH; this is encoded by the coding sequence ATGCAGAACAAGCTTAAAATTATCAACGATCCTGTACACGGTTTTATTAAAATTCCTCACGAAATCTTATTCGATATTATCGAACATCCTTATTTTCAGAGACTAAGAAGAATTTCACAGACCGGACTTTTAAATTTAATTTTTCCCGGAGCGACTCATACTAGATTTCATCATGCGTTGGGTGCAATGCACTTGATGTTTACCGCTTTGGAAACTTTAAAGCAAAAAGGAATTCAGATTTCCGAAGAAGAGGAAAAAGGAGCGATGCTGGCAATTTTAATGCACGACATTGGTCACGGTCCGTTTTCTCATGCGTTAGAAAATATGTTGATGGATGATTGGCATCATGAAAATCTTTCGTTATTATTAATGAACAGATTAAATGATGAGTTTAATGGGCAGCTCTCAACGGCTATAGAAATGTTTCAGGGAAAATATCACAGAAAGTTCTTTAATCAGTTGATTAGTTCACAATTAGATGTTGACCGTTTAGATTATTTGAAAAGAGACAGTTTTTTCACAGGAGTTTCTGAGGGAAATGTAAATACCCAAAGAATCATCTCAATGATGAATGTGTGTGAAGACGAGCTGGTGATTGACGCAAAAGGTGTTTATTCTATTGAGAATTTCCTTACCGCAAGAATGTTCATGTACTGGCAGGTATATTATCATAAAACATCGGCTTTGGCTGAGTTTATTTTAGTTAAAATTTTACAAAGAGCTAAATATCTGGCTTCACAAGGAATAGATTTGCCCGCAACTGAGAATTTAAAATACTTTCTCAATCGTGAAAAAAGCGAGGAAACCGATGAAGATGTGCAAAGATTTACCCAAATGGATGATAATGATATTATTCATGCTATGAAATTATGGCAAAAATCTGATGATTTCATTCTTTCTTATTGGTGTCAATGCGTCATCCAGAGAAACCTTCCGAAAACGATTATTTCTTCACAACCTTTCGATCCGGAATTTGTGAAAGAAAAAATAAAAAGCACCAATGAGTTTTTAGGAATAGACAATGCTCACGAACTTATACACGAGATTGAGCGTAGCTTGTTGCCTTATAATACTGATAAACAGCCAATATTTTTATTACAGAAAAGCGGAAAAATATTAAGACTAGACGAATCAGAAGATCAGCTTTTATCTGGTTTGATTACTAATAAAACAACACGATACATCCTTACTTTTCCAAGACATTAA
- a CDS encoding bifunctional response regulator/alkaline phosphatase family protein yields the protein MSEKILWIDDEIDLLKPHIVFLEKKGYHVTPVNNVNEALELIDSEKFALTLIDENMPGISGLEAIPMIKEKDSSLKIVMVTKSEEEHIMEEAIGSQIADYILKPVNPNQILLSLKKNLQEDNLVEQKTIIQYQQEFRNLSMELSYLRTYQDWAEYYKKIVNWELKFDKVADNEFADLLQSQKEEANIQFAKFIENNYEDWLNGGDKPLMSHTLFRDKVKPEVEKDKVLLLMVDNLRYDQWKVIEPLFTKFYNKVSEDYYYSILPTATQYARNSFFAGMLPSEIEKRFPDKWFNDNEDGNKNEYERDFLEDQMKRIGLNSKSMKYLKVLNADFEKKIYEDFNQHKNNDLLVIVYNFIDILSHAKTDNHIVDQLIRDDKTFRSLTSNWFENSSLIKIIKLAAESGYKLVITTDHGTVYVKKPSRVVGDRETSTNIRYKTGKSLTYDEKDVWAVTNPEKIFLPKGNLSSKYIFAKNNIFLAYPKNYNHFVNYYKETYQHGGISLEECIIPISVLEPK from the coding sequence ATGTCAGAAAAAATATTATGGATCGATGATGAAATAGATTTACTCAAACCTCATATCGTATTTTTAGAAAAGAAGGGTTACCATGTAACTCCCGTAAATAATGTGAACGAGGCTTTAGAATTGATAGATTCAGAAAAATTTGCATTGACGCTTATTGATGAAAATATGCCCGGAATTTCCGGTCTTGAAGCAATACCAATGATCAAAGAGAAAGACAGTTCTCTGAAAATCGTGATGGTTACGAAAAGTGAGGAAGAACACATCATGGAAGAAGCAATCGGATCTCAGATTGCAGATTACATTTTGAAACCTGTGAATCCTAACCAAATATTATTATCTCTAAAAAAGAATCTTCAGGAAGATAATCTTGTAGAGCAGAAAACTATTATTCAATATCAGCAGGAATTCAGAAACCTTTCTATGGAACTTTCTTATTTGAGGACGTACCAAGATTGGGCAGAATATTATAAAAAAATCGTCAATTGGGAATTGAAATTTGACAAAGTTGCTGACAATGAATTTGCAGATTTGCTGCAATCTCAAAAAGAAGAAGCCAATATTCAGTTCGCTAAATTCATTGAAAACAATTATGAAGATTGGTTGAATGGTGGTGATAAGCCATTGATGAGCCACACGTTGTTCAGAGATAAAGTAAAACCTGAGGTTGAAAAAGATAAAGTTCTTTTGTTGATGGTTGATAATTTAAGATACGATCAGTGGAAAGTCATTGAGCCTTTATTTACTAAATTTTACAATAAAGTATCTGAAGATTACTATTACAGTATTCTTCCTACAGCAACTCAATATGCAAGAAATTCATTTTTTGCGGGAATGCTTCCTTCAGAAATTGAAAAACGTTTTCCGGATAAATGGTTTAATGATAATGAAGACGGAAATAAAAATGAGTATGAGCGTGATTTCTTAGAAGATCAAATGAAAAGAATTGGTTTGAATTCTAAATCAATGAAATATCTGAAAGTTTTGAATGCCGATTTTGAGAAGAAAATCTATGAAGATTTTAATCAGCATAAAAACAACGATCTTTTAGTGATTGTTTACAACTTCATTGATATCTTATCTCACGCAAAAACAGACAATCATATTGTTGATCAGTTAATCAGAGATGATAAAACTTTCCGTTCGTTGACTTCGAATTGGTTTGAGAATTCATCTTTAATAAAGATTATTAAATTGGCTGCGGAAAGTGGATATAAATTAGTTATTACCACCGATCACGGTACCGTTTACGTTAAAAAACCAAGTCGTGTTGTCGGAGACAGAGAAACTTCAACCAACATCCGTTATAAAACAGGGAAAAGCTTGACGTATGACGAGAAAGATGTGTGGGCAGTTACGAATCCTGAAAAAATATTTTTACCTAAAGGAAATTTAAGTTCGAAATATATTTTTGCCAAAAACAATATCTTTCTAGCGTACCCGAAAAATTACAATCATTTTGTAAATTATTATAAGGAAACCTATCAGCACGGAGGAATTTCTTTAGAAGAATGTATTATTCCAATAAGTGTTTTGGAACCAAAATAG
- a CDS encoding exodeoxyribonuclease III has translation MRLITYNVNGIRAAFTKDFLGWLKTADPDIICIQESKAGNDQIDIESLEKIGYHSYWHSAVRKGYSGVGIASKTKPHHVEYGCGIESYDNEGRIIRADFDGYSVISVYVPSASNIERLEFKMQFCHDFLAYIKNLKKDIPNLIISGDFNICHEAIDIHNPVGLKNTSGFLPMEREWMTNFINECELIDSFRFFNQEPDNYTWWSYRQNSRANNKGWRLDYNFASYSLKDKLSRAVILKEAVHSDHCPAMIEINV, from the coding sequence ATGAGATTAATCACCTACAACGTCAATGGAATAAGAGCCGCTTTTACAAAAGATTTCTTGGGTTGGCTGAAAACTGCAGATCCGGATATCATCTGCATTCAGGAAAGTAAAGCAGGCAATGATCAAATAGACATCGAAAGTCTTGAAAAAATCGGTTATCATAGCTATTGGCACTCAGCGGTACGAAAAGGCTACAGCGGAGTCGGAATTGCTTCTAAAACAAAACCTCATCACGTAGAATACGGCTGTGGAATTGAAAGCTATGACAATGAAGGAAGAATCATCCGTGCAGATTTTGACGGCTATTCTGTTATTTCAGTTTACGTTCCGTCAGCATCTAATATTGAAAGGCTGGAATTTAAAATGCAGTTCTGTCATGACTTTTTAGCATACATTAAAAATCTAAAGAAAGACATTCCGAATCTGATTATTTCTGGGGACTTTAATATCTGTCATGAAGCGATTGATATTCATAATCCGGTAGGCTTAAAAAATACTTCAGGATTTCTGCCTATGGAAAGAGAATGGATGACGAATTTCATTAACGAATGCGAATTGATAGACAGCTTCAGGTTTTTTAACCAGGAGCCGGACAATTACACTTGGTGGAGCTACAGGCAAAACTCGAGAGCCAATAATAAAGGATGGAGACTGGATTATAATTTTGCTTCATATTCTTTGAAAGATAAACTCTCACGAGCCGTTATATTAAAGGAAGCTGTACATTCTGACCATTGTCCTGCGATGATTGAAATAAACGTCTAA
- a CDS encoding septal ring lytic transglycosylase RlpA family protein, translating to MMKRFILVIIMMISTLGIYSFKNDAEDAKKTSYASYYHDKFNGRKTASGEIFNNSKLTAAHRTLPFGTEIKVTNLNNGEEVIVTINDRGPFHSSRALDMSKAAFDEIGGIKKGIIPVEYEIVD from the coding sequence ATGATGAAAAGATTCATTCTCGTAATCATAATGATGATTTCAACACTAGGTATCTATTCTTTCAAGAATGATGCCGAAGATGCGAAGAAAACAAGTTATGCGTCGTACTACCACGACAAGTTTAATGGTAGAAAAACAGCAAGCGGAGAAATTTTTAATAATTCAAAACTAACCGCAGCGCACAGAACGCTTCCTTTTGGAACCGAGATTAAGGTAACCAATTTGAACAATGGAGAAGAGGTAATTGTAACGATTAATGATAGAGGGCCTTTTCATTCATCAAGAGCATTAGATATGTCTAAAGCTGCGTTCGATGAAATTGGGGGAATCAAAAAAGGTATCATCCCAGTAGAGTACGAAATTGTCGATTAA
- the rimO gene encoding 30S ribosomal protein S12 methylthiotransferase RimO has translation MRTKSVGKKKINIVTLGCSKNVYDSEVLMSQLKANGKEVVHEDKGDIVVINTCGFIDNAKEESINTILEYVEAKNRGEVEKVFVTGCLSERYKPDLIKEIPDVDQYFGTRDLPILLKHLGADYKHELVGERLTTTPKHYAYLKISEGCDRPCSFCAIPLMRGGHISTPIEKLVKESQKLAKVGVKELILIAQDLTYYGLDIYKKRALGGLLKELVKVEGIEWIRLHYAFPSGFPEDVLDIIREEPKVCNYIDIPLQHINSDLLKSMKRGTTHEKTNALLDKFREKVPDMAIRTTLIVGYPGETEERFQELKEWVRTQKFDRLGCFTYSHEENTGAYVLEDDIPQEVKEARVEEIMELQSQISWEKNQTKIGEIYKCVFDRKEGNYFVGRTEYDSPDVDNTVLVPAENTYISIGDFANVKITSAEEFDLYGELV, from the coding sequence ATGCGTACAAAATCTGTAGGAAAGAAGAAAATAAATATTGTAACCCTTGGTTGTTCCAAGAACGTTTACGATTCAGAAGTTTTGATGAGCCAGCTTAAAGCCAACGGAAAAGAGGTGGTGCATGAAGATAAAGGCGATATTGTGGTTATCAATACCTGCGGATTTATTGATAACGCAAAAGAAGAATCAATCAACACCATTCTTGAGTATGTTGAGGCGAAAAACAGAGGTGAAGTAGAAAAAGTTTTCGTTACAGGCTGTCTTTCTGAGAGATACAAACCAGATTTGATAAAAGAAATTCCTGATGTTGATCAGTATTTCGGAACAAGAGATTTACCGATTTTACTGAAGCATTTAGGGGCAGATTACAAGCATGAGTTGGTAGGAGAGCGATTGACAACCACACCAAAACATTATGCTTATCTTAAAATTTCCGAAGGCTGCGACAGACCTTGTTCGTTCTGTGCAATTCCTTTGATGAGAGGTGGTCACATTTCTACACCAATCGAGAAATTGGTGAAAGAATCTCAAAAATTAGCTAAAGTTGGGGTAAAAGAGTTAATCTTAATTGCTCAGGATTTGACCTATTACGGTTTAGATATATATAAGAAGAGAGCTTTGGGCGGACTTTTGAAAGAATTGGTAAAAGTAGAAGGAATCGAGTGGATTCGTCTGCATTATGCTTTCCCGAGTGGTTTCCCGGAGGATGTTTTAGATATCATCAGAGAAGAGCCGAAAGTTTGTAATTATATAGACATCCCGCTACAGCACATCAATTCAGATTTGTTGAAATCGATGAAACGTGGGACAACACACGAAAAAACAAACGCTTTATTAGATAAATTCAGAGAGAAAGTTCCGGATATGGCGATTAGAACAACTTTAATCGTAGGTTATCCGGGTGAAACTGAAGAAAGATTCCAAGAGCTGAAAGAGTGGGTGAGAACACAGAAATTCGACAGATTGGGATGCTTTACTTATTCTCATGAAGAAAATACAGGAGCTTACGTTTTAGAAGACGATATTCCGCAAGAAGTGAAAGAAGCAAGAGTAGAAGAGATTATGGAGTTGCAGTCACAGATTTCTTGGGAGAAAAATCAAACGAAAATCGGCGAAATTTACAAATGTGTTTTTGATAGAAAAGAAGGGAATTACTTTGTGGGCAGAACAGAATACGATTCGCCTGACGTAGACAATACGGTTTTGGTTCCTGCAGAAAATACATATATCTCAATCGGAGATTTTGCCAATGTAAAGATTACTTCCGCAGAGGAATTTGATTTGTACGGTGAACTTGTGTAA
- the rfbC gene encoding dTDP-4-dehydrorhamnose 3,5-epimerase yields MKIKETPLKDCYIIEPTIFEDDRGYFFEKYNEQKFEELTGMNGHFVQDNISKSSYGVLRGLHLQKGEHAQAKLVSCLEGRVFDVAVDLRRDSPTFGKWFGVELTPENKLQLYVPRGFGHGFSVLSETAIFAYKCDNFYNKESEGSVIWNDKDLNIDWKLPEDVIQLSEKDSQLPTFSEGNF; encoded by the coding sequence ATGAAAATAAAAGAAACACCACTTAAAGATTGTTACATCATTGAACCGACAATCTTCGAAGACGACAGAGGTTATTTTTTCGAAAAATACAACGAACAAAAATTCGAAGAATTGACCGGAATGAATGGTCATTTCGTACAAGATAATATCTCAAAGTCTTCTTATGGAGTTTTGCGTGGCTTACATTTGCAAAAAGGCGAACATGCTCAGGCAAAATTAGTATCATGTTTAGAAGGCAGAGTGTTTGATGTCGCTGTAGATTTACGTAGAGATTCTCCAACTTTTGGAAAATGGTTCGGGGTTGAATTAACACCGGAAAACAAATTACAACTATATGTACCAAGAGGTTTCGGACATGGTTTTTCTGTTTTAAGCGAAACTGCAATTTTTGCTTATAAATGTGATAACTTTTATAATAAAGAATCAGAAGGAAGCGTAATCTGGAATGATAAAGATTTAAACATCGATTGGAAGCTTCCCGAAGATGTCATCCAATTGTCTGAAAAAGACAGCCAACTTCCCACTTTTTCTGAAGGCAATTTTTAA
- a CDS encoding MraY family glycosyltransferase, with the protein MFVYFKIADKYNIIDKPNHRSAHTQITLRGGGIIFPISFILFCLFNLNDTIDHYWSFGLGLLAICTVSFIDDIKPLSNRIRLSVHLISVILLLYFTGAFSLMPYWVWPILFILIIGTLNAYNFMDGINGMGGTYSLVTLAALLYINKEVVIFTENDFIIYPILASLVFLFFNFRKKAKCFAGDIGSMGMGFWVIGLITLLIMKTQDYKYILLLSIYGMEVVLTIIERLLLKENIFEAHRRHLYQLFANEKKVSHLIISSVYAVFQVLINIFLINSQLPIWALILIIFVPIGGVYLALKWSLKKQYNL; encoded by the coding sequence ATGTTTGTCTATTTCAAAATAGCCGACAAATATAATATTATTGACAAACCAAACCACCGAAGTGCACACACACAAATCACTTTACGTGGAGGTGGAATTATTTTTCCTATCTCATTCATTCTTTTTTGTCTATTTAATTTAAATGATACTATAGATCATTATTGGTCGTTTGGTTTAGGCTTATTGGCAATCTGCACAGTAAGTTTTATTGATGATATCAAACCATTGTCAAACAGAATTAGGTTATCAGTTCACTTAATTTCTGTAATTTTACTCTTGTATTTTACAGGAGCTTTTAGCTTAATGCCATATTGGGTTTGGCCAATACTATTTATTCTTATTATTGGTACTTTAAATGCCTATAACTTTATGGATGGTATTAATGGAATGGGTGGGACATACAGTTTAGTCACCTTGGCGGCATTACTTTATATTAATAAAGAAGTAGTAATTTTCACAGAAAATGATTTCATTATTTATCCCATTTTAGCTTCTTTGGTTTTCTTGTTTTTTAATTTCAGAAAAAAAGCAAAATGCTTTGCAGGAGACATCGGAAGTATGGGAATGGGCTTTTGGGTAATTGGTCTTATCACTTTGCTGATTATGAAGACCCAAGATTATAAATATATTTTGTTGTTATCAATTTACGGAATGGAAGTGGTTCTGACCATCATTGAGAGACTACTATTGAAAGAAAATATTTTTGAGGCACACAGAAGACATTTATATCAGCTTTTTGCCAACGAAAAAAAAGTGTCTCATTTGATTATTAGTTCGGTTTATGCTGTTTTTCAAGTGTTAATCAATATATTTTTAATAAATTCACAACTTCCTATTTGGGCTCTTATTTTAATCATTTTTGTTCCGATTGGCGGAGTTTATTTAGCTTTAAAATGGAGTTTAAAAAAACAATACAATCTATAA